From one Nycticebus coucang isolate mNycCou1 chromosome 14, mNycCou1.pri, whole genome shotgun sequence genomic stretch:
- the MS4A2 gene encoding high affinity immunoglobulin epsilon receptor subunit beta — MSQPISTDHPEPSVTESPFHEKMDTENKSRAELTLPNPQWSPSVPEPDLSEISLRDNTLLKKSPPQRTWLTVLKNELEFLGVTQILIGLICLCFGTIVCSVLNISELEEDVFSSFKVGYPFWGAIFFAISGFLSVVSERKKAAYLVRGSLGANTGSSIAGGIGIVVLLINLKKSVAYIYSSCPVVSDVEDDCLLASFSIEIVAMILFLTLLGFCSAVSATIYGVGEELQRTKVPDDRLYEELNIYSPIYSVLEEGVEVSPPTDS; from the exons ATGAGTCAGCCCATTTCAACTGACCATCCAGAGCCCTCTGTGACAGAAAGCCCATTTCATGAAAAAATGGACACAGAAAATAAGAGCAGAGCAGAGCTCACTCTCCCAAACCCACAGTGGTCTCCCAG CGTGCCTGAGCCTGACCTCTCGGAAATATCTCTCCGTGATAATACTCTACTGAAGAAGTCCCCACCGCAACGTACGTGGCTGACAGTTCTTAAAAATGAGCTGGAGTTCCTGGGG GTAACACAAATTCTGATTGGTTTGATATGTCTTTGTTTTGGAACAATTGTCTGCTCTGTACTCAATATTTCTGAATTGGAGGAAGATGTTTTCTCATCATTTAAAGTAGGCTATCCATTCTGGGGAGCAATATTT TTTgctatttctggatttttatcAGTTGTATCTGAGAGGAAAAAGGCAGCATATCTG GTGAGGGGAAGCCTGGGGGCAAACACTGGCAGCAGCATAGCCGGGGGAATAGGAATTGTCGTCCTGCTCATCAACCTCAAGAAGAGCGTGGCTTATATCTACAGCAGTTGCCCAGTGGTTTCTGATGTTGAGGATGACTGCCTGCTGgcttccttttccatt GAAATTGTGGCGATGATTCTGTTTCTCACCCTTCTGGGCTTTTGCAGTGCAGTGTCAGCCACAATATACGGGGTTGGGGAAGAACTCCAGAGAACTAAG GTCCCAGATGATCGTCTTTATGAAGAACTAAACATATATTCACCAATTTACAGTGTGTTGGAAGAGGGAGTGGAAGTGTCTCCTCCTACTGATTCATAA